The Ananas comosus cultivar F153 linkage group 2, ASM154086v1, whole genome shotgun sequence genome contains a region encoding:
- the LOC109706487 gene encoding disease resistance protein RPM1-like: MAETALSLAQSMVETVLGKLTSAVLDKIGKLLSVRQNIQNIKDELQMMQAFLKTADQGGLRYTEVVRTLVKQVRELAYDIEDCLEEFMLHFQQRTNLVRKICNLRARHQIATEIQDIESRIEALNQRFLQYIAALPTSSNVAPGYVHIAPHLGALSIEDGRLVGLDKPKADLIKWITEKEKSLRVISVVGMGGIGKTTLVKKVYASLELAYRFNRHAWITVSQSFEVKEILKNLIRQLHNAPPKGIETKKREDHTKEIETMGGEELTQKIQDKLQNNRYLIVLDDVWAVPAWEVLKPALPDNNNGSRIVVTTRNATLAAHCSTPSTCVYQLQPLPDEESLKLLCTMVYKSSDYPCLPKELHDLASNILKKCRGLPLAIVAVGGLLATKPQTTREWQKLHDQLGSELETNLGLEGLKRVLNLSYSDLPYYLKPCFLYLSVFPEDSNISRKRLVKRWMAEGFVSVKRDMTAEEVAERYFYKLVHRNLILPVESISAGGIVKQCRVHDVMLEVILSKSLEENLVFVLSSLDVAIPRDKVRNLLLANGWSTKENALKHMNLSHVRSLTVSGEWQPSLVFPRLRLLRVLDLEDASVLQDEDFRQLGRLRHLKYLSLRGLKGKGKGRSNVQKLPNSCLKLRGLEVLDIRGTRIKQLPAGIVKLQKLRYLHAGVRFDDECSCPCCFPLVRAPITRMEGVMVPKGIGKMKGLETLSAVVVGEDKGIIEELGKLTQLRKFGIVDITKNNGEEVCAAVGKLRCLQSLLMSAAKKETLSCLTSFSPPPRLLNLTLNGGLASLPNWFASLGEVAKITLVKTKLTNNAMTVLQGLPNLLILRLWNDSYIGGALVFGGKTFMKLEMLELAGLSGLEVVFKEQAMPKLERISVRWCTFSTGISGIEHLPGLEEISLNVVYILEAMMDELQRQVDRHHNHPTLKVLGSELTIAQKLQQIQKLQEIPIHQSNSV, from the exons atggCGGAGACTGCTTTGAGCTTAGCCCAATCCATGGTGGAGACTGTGCTTGGCAAGCTGACATCTGCTGTGCTAGACAAGATTGGCAAGCTCCTCAGCGTGCGCCAAAATATTCA GAACATCAAAGATGAGCTTCAGATGATGCAGGCCTTCCTGAAAACTGCTGATCAGGGAGGTTTGAGATACACTGAAGTCGTAAGGACTTTGGTGAAGCAAGTAAGGGAATTAGCTTATGACATAGAGGACTGTCTTGAAGAATTCATGCTTCACTTTCAACAGCGAACTAATTTAGTGCGCAAAATCTGCAATCTAAGAGCACGCCATCAGATTGCTACCGAGATACAAGATATCGAATCTAGAATTGAGGCGTTAAACCAGCGGTTCTTGCAGTACATTGCGGCATTGCCGACAAGCTCTAATGTGGCCCCTGGCTATGTGCATATTGCGCCTCACCTAGGAGCACTCTCTATTGAAGATGGCCGGCTTGTGGGGTTGGACAAACCAAAAGCTGATTTGATAAAGTGGATAacagagaaggagaagagtcTTCGTGTGATCTCTGTAGTTGGTATGGGTGGTATAGGTAAGACCACTCTTGTCAAGAAGGTTTATGCCAGCCTAGAGCTTGCTTATCGTTTTAATCGCCATGCTTGGATCACAGTGTCGCAGTCATTCGAGGTCAAGGAGATCCTTAAGAACTTGATCAGGCAACTCCACAATGCTCCTCCCAAAGGGATAGAAACTAAGAAGCGCGAAGATCATACTAAAGAGATTGAAACAATGGGAGGGGAAGAACTTACTCAGAAGATCCAAGACAAACTACAGAACAATCGATATCTGATTGTTCTTGATGATGTTTGGGCCGTACCGGCATGGGAAGTACTCAAACCTGCATTACCTGACAATAATAATGGTAGTAGGATTGTGGTGACCACAAGGAATGCAACTTTGGCTGCACATTGCTCTACTCCGTCTACTTGCGTCTACCAACTTCAACCCTTACCAGATGAGGAGTCTTTGAAATTGTTATGCACGATGGTGTATAAGAGTTCTGATTACCCTTGCTTACCGAAGGAATTACATGACTTGGCAAGTAATATCTTGAAAAAATGTCGTGGATTGCCTCTAGCAATAGTCGCCGTCGGTGGTCTTCTTGCTACTAAGCCCCAAACTACGAGGGAATGGCAGAAGTTGCACGATCAACTCGGTTCGGAGCTAGAAACCAACTTGGGTCTTGAAGGACTAAAGCGAGTCTTGAACCTGAGTTATAGTGATTTACCTTACTATCTCAAGCCTTGCTTCCTGTACCTAAGTGTCTTCCCAGAGGACAGCAACATTAGCCGAAAGCGTTTGGTGAAAAGATGGATGGCTGAGGGTTTTGTAAGTGTGAAGCGTGATATGACTGCCGAGGAGGTTGCCGAGCGCTACTTTTACAAACTCGTTCATCGGAATTTGATCCTCCCTGTAGAGAGCATCAGTGCAGGTGGGATAGTTAAGCAATGTCGAGTTCACGATGTGATGCTTGAAGTAATCCTCTCAAAATCATTAGAGGAAAACCTAGTTTTTGTGCTCAGTAGTCTTGACGTTGCCATACCGCGAGATAAGGTCCGAAACTTACTATTAGCCAACGGCTGGAGCACAAAGGAGAATGCTCTAAAGCATATGAACTTGTCCCATGTTCGATCGCTGACAGTGTCCGGAGAGTGGCAACCATCACTCGTGTTTCCTAGACTAAGGTTGTTACGAGTTTTGGACTTAGAAGATGCTTCAGTTTTGCAAGATGAAGACTTCCGACAACTTGGAAGATTGCGTCACTTGAAATATTTATCTTTGAGGGGCTTGAAGGGCAAAGGCAAAGGAAGATCGAATGTTCAAAAACTTCCGAACTCGTGTTTGAAACTTCGGGGTCTTGAAGTACTAGATATTAGAGGGACGAGAATAAAACAGTTACCTGCTGGGATTGTCAAACTCCAAAAACTACGCTATCTTCATGCCGGTGTTCGTTTTGACGATGAATGTTCTTGTCCTTGTTGCTTTCCTCTCGTAAGGGCTCCGATTACACGCATGGAGGGTGTTATGGTTCCTAAAGGAATAGGGAAGATGAAAGGCCTAGAAACATTGAGCGCGGTTGTGGTTGGAGAAGACAAGGGCATAATTGAAGAGTTGGGGAAGCTAACACAACTAAGAAAATTTGGTATCGTAGACATCACGAAAAATAATGGAGAAGAGGTTTGTGCTGCAGTCGGTAAGCTTCGCTGCCTCCAATCTCTACTAATGAGTGCAGCTAAAAAAGAGACACTTAGTTGCCTAACTTCCTTTTCGCCTCCGCCACGCCTTCTGAACCTAACACTAAATGGTGGGCTTGCTAGCTTGCCCAACTGGTTTGCTTCTCTTGGCGAGGTGGCTAAAATAACTCTAGTCAAAACGAAGTTGACGAATAATGCCATGACAGTTTTGCAAGGTTTACCAAACCTGCTTATTCTCCGTCTTTGGAACGATTCGTATATCGGAGGCGCCTTGGTTTTCGGAGGCAAAACGTTTATGAAGCTTGAGATGTTGGAGCTTGCAGGCTTGTCTGGGCTGGAAGTGGTGTTTAAGGAGCAGGCTATGCCTAAGCTGGAAAGGATAAGCGTCAGGTGGTGTACGTTTAGTACTGGAATTTCCGGAATCGAACACCTTCCTGGACTCGAGGAAATTTCACTTAATGTGGTTTACATTTTGGAGGCAATGATGGATGAGTTGCAAAGGCAAGTCGATAGACATCACAACCACCCTACACTCAAAGTACTGGGAAGCGAACTCACAATCGCACAGAAACTACAACAAATTCAGAAACTACAAGAAATTCCAATTCATCAAAGCAACTCCGTATAg
- the LOC109706491 gene encoding RPM1-interacting protein 4-like isoform X1 translates to MSQETDRPLPKFGEWDVNDPASADGFTVIFNKARDEKKTGGNAQETDSPGKEYKKDGAHVSRSSSANLSFLVLLVSLPAQKI, encoded by the exons ATGTCG CAAGAAACAGATCGGCCTTTACCAAAGTTTGGAGAATGGGATGTCAATGACCCTGCATCTGCTGATGGGTTTACTGTCATATTTAACAAAGCGAGGGATGAGAAGAAGACAGGTGGCAATGCCCAAGAGACTGATTCTCCTGGAAAGGAGTACAAGAAAGATGGAGCCCATGTTTCCAGATCTAGCTCG GCAAACCTCTCTTTTCTTGTATTGCTGGTTAGCTTGCCAGCTCAGAAAATTTGA
- the LOC109706491 gene encoding RPM1-interacting protein 4-like isoform X2, which produces MSQETDRPLPKFGEWDVNDPASADGFTVIFNKARDEKKTGGNAQETDSPGKEYKKDGAHVSRSSSQKKWLCCLSSPTQS; this is translated from the exons ATGTCG CAAGAAACAGATCGGCCTTTACCAAAGTTTGGAGAATGGGATGTCAATGACCCTGCATCTGCTGATGGGTTTACTGTCATATTTAACAAAGCGAGGGATGAGAAGAAGACAGGTGGCAATGCCCAAGAGACTGATTCTCCTGGAAAGGAGTACAAGAAAGATGGAGCCCATGTTTCCAGATCTAGCTCG CAGAAAAAATGGCTTTGCTGCTTGTCCAGTCCTACACAGTCTTAA
- the LOC109706491 gene encoding RPM1-interacting protein 4-like isoform X3 — protein MSQETDRPLPKFGEWDVNDPASADGFTVIFNKARDEKKTGGNAQETDSPGKEYKKDGAHVSRSSSKKWLCCLSSPTQS, from the exons ATGTCG CAAGAAACAGATCGGCCTTTACCAAAGTTTGGAGAATGGGATGTCAATGACCCTGCATCTGCTGATGGGTTTACTGTCATATTTAACAAAGCGAGGGATGAGAAGAAGACAGGTGGCAATGCCCAAGAGACTGATTCTCCTGGAAAGGAGTACAAGAAAGATGGAGCCCATGTTTCCAGATCTAGCTCG AAAAAATGGCTTTGCTGCTTGTCCAGTCCTACACAGTCTTAA